From the Leptospira biflexa serovar Patoc strain 'Patoc 1 (Paris)' genome, one window contains:
- a CDS encoding tetratricopeptide repeat protein, whose translation MESVRKYLSLLFIIVIFQTTVFAIDSDAMKEGKKAFSRKAYGEAIKKFTKHADSHPQDGEAYMYLGYIYEYKKDYPKSIQNFRRAADLDLDKDQRKTVLLKLALFFNYHQDWNLSATYSARYLKYDPKNEEVQKIYNRAVGNKGNPSSTANTYTQPTKVEPKHDSKPTDPKQSDSKKDPIKKVDEPIEDKETTKPSESYEQILANQPNLEDVRWDYVLALFDEKKYDKAESNLNILIEKNPTRSRYHYKMGIIKLRLDDPKSAIESFERAKKNPFSKDTNVFLYYVYLNEGIAYQKLSEIEKAETSFLDAFKQVPKDTPLLALARLYEQKSDWEKCIQSSDKALSINPNQVESHMFRFVCMFEAGTRTKKFESSFAKYSEFVKTKFPDPTQTPEKFQVGFLKLARKYTENNAFDTAEIYFTVLEKDQTISTGREYLFYRGRNYFYSGKIDSAIPYFQKTTGSSAAHYLLARCYAKKNDLTKTKEEFQLAADLKPEYWTSSSLEKDFKEVWKDNSFQEFLRTKAGKVPATNPSNP comes from the coding sequence GCCATTAAAAAGTTTACCAAACACGCCGACTCACACCCGCAAGACGGTGAAGCCTATATGTATTTGGGATATATTTACGAATACAAAAAGGATTATCCGAAATCGATTCAAAATTTCAGAAGAGCCGCCGATTTGGACTTGGACAAAGACCAAAGAAAAACTGTACTTTTGAAATTAGCTTTATTTTTTAATTACCACCAAGATTGGAATTTATCAGCTACATACTCTGCGCGTTATTTGAAGTATGATCCGAAAAACGAAGAAGTACAAAAAATTTATAACAGAGCTGTAGGGAATAAAGGCAATCCATCTTCCACAGCAAATACCTATACACAACCCACAAAAGTGGAACCAAAACACGATTCCAAACCAACTGACCCAAAACAATCGGATTCAAAAAAAGATCCAATCAAAAAAGTGGATGAACCAATCGAAGATAAGGAAACCACAAAACCAAGTGAGTCTTATGAACAGATTTTGGCAAACCAACCCAATTTGGAAGATGTTCGTTGGGACTATGTGCTCGCACTTTTTGATGAAAAAAAATACGATAAAGCAGAATCCAATTTAAACATACTGATCGAAAAAAATCCAACTAGATCTCGTTACCATTATAAAATGGGTATCATAAAACTACGATTAGATGATCCTAAGTCAGCGATTGAGTCTTTCGAAAGGGCAAAAAAGAATCCATTTTCAAAAGATACCAATGTGTTTTTGTATTATGTATACTTAAATGAAGGGATTGCTTACCAAAAACTTTCAGAAATTGAGAAAGCAGAAACGTCCTTTTTAGATGCCTTCAAACAAGTTCCTAAGGACACACCTCTCCTTGCCCTTGCTAGATTGTACGAACAAAAATCAGATTGGGAAAAATGCATCCAATCATCTGATAAAGCACTTTCAATCAATCCAAACCAAGTGGAGTCTCATATGTTCCGTTTCGTTTGTATGTTTGAAGCGGGTACCAGAACCAAAAAATTCGAATCTAGTTTTGCCAAGTATTCTGAATTCGTTAAAACAAAATTCCCTGACCCCACTCAAACTCCCGAAAAGTTCCAAGTTGGGTTTTTAAAATTAGCACGTAAGTACACGGAAAACAATGCGTTTGATACGGCCGAGATATACTTTACCGTATTGGAAAAAGACCAAACCATTTCCACTGGACGTGAGTATCTTTTTTACCGAGGGAGAAATTATTTCTACAGTGGAAAAATTGATTCTGCCATCCCTTATTTTCAAAAAACAACAGGTTCTTCTGCGGCTCATTACCTACTAGCGCGTTGTTATGCGAAAAAAAATGATCTCACAAAAACAAAAGAAGAGTTCCAATTGGCGGCTGATTTAAAACCGGAATATTGGACTTCATCTAGTTTAGAAAAAGACTTCAAAGAGGTATGGAAAGACAATTCTTTCCAGGAATTTTTACGAACAAAAGCAGGAAAAGTTCCTGCAACCAATCCCTCCAATCCTTAA